The DNA segment AGTTTAAActatacacatatacatatatacatacatatatatatatataaggaaTATGTTGGAAAGAAAACAAAGCAAATGACTTTTACATacgtttaattatttattaattatcgaTAAATTATTTATAGAGTACGAAAATTGGGTTATATCGTTGCTGTTACTTTATTGGGTGTGTCTAAACGTCTCAATGAACTGGAAAATTTATGCCAAGTAAAATGTTCGGGAATATAGGGAAGAGAGAGGTTTTGAAGGCCTTTGTTATTTATTGAGACACTAACCGAAGACATTATATATCTTCCTAAGTATATTTTTACACATATGCGACACTGGTAAATTAAttgcaatgattatcacagatttttattatataacaatgaacaatagaatacttcgttttgtataaaaaaaaagaagaagaaaagaacggAAATGTTTAAATTTTATAAATACGCGTTGGTACGTGCATTTGTACCTATGTAAACAGCAGAAAGAAAAAGTGACAAATAAAACTTTAGTTTACTCATAGCAATATCTTTTCTACTGTAACGAAAAGCGCGGAAATATCTGCAGGATAACAGGAAATACTTATAACAAATTTTCCAGATTCTGCAAACCGATAGTCCTCAATAATGCTTTACCTGCAATACAGGTATTACGATTTGCCATTTTTTAATCCATGACTAAATAAAATTACCTTTAGCCTtcgtaaatgaaataaatattgtAAACGTGAGAACGTAAATCGTACCTTCAGATCGATACGTCGCAATTGGATCTGTAGGGAATGAACAACCGAGGTTGATGTCTGACGTAGACCCCGTCCCGATCAATTTCGCCACGAATATAGCATCCATCATTTGTATGTCCGATCTGTACATCAATTTAGCGTGGCCTTCGGCTAGCCTGAAGGAAATAATTATGTCGAATGTCCTAAAACTAACTTGGAATATATTTATTCTCATTACCTAATAAGGCTGTCCAAAAGTCGAACCGTTGTTCTTTCTTCCCTTCTGTCCGGATGAGACCTATGGTAAAGATATGTCGCTCTGAGAATCATTTCCGCTTCCTTTGTTAGCTTCGGTTGAAACGAATGTACGTGCGCTAGATATTCTCGCAATGTATCGTCCTTCCACAGGCCCTCTGCCTTTAAAAGTTCCATGTGATTCTTCGAACCTCTGTACAACCAATACTCTTACAATAATTTAAGCGTCTACGATGTGATAAAAGGGGATCGGAGTGCATGCATTTTTCTTACATTCGAACAGTATTCTCCTTTTTCTCGTAAGCGGCTTTCAATATATGCTCGGAGGTCAATCTGTCCCATTCTGGATTCCTGTTGTCCTTTAGGAGCAAAATTAGATCGAAACGAGATAGAAGAGGATCGCCCAGGTTCGTCTCCCATTCTTTATCCTCGGCGAACTGGCCACCGCTTGGATTAATGGCAGCGATTACTGAACACCTGGAGTTTAGCGTGCTGACTAAGCCAGCTTTCGCGATTGATATAGTTTGCTGTTCCATGGCTTCGTGGACCGATGTCCTGTCTTGTGAACTCATCGTTGTGAATTCGTCGACGCAACAAACGCCTCCGTCGGCCAACACCAAGGCACCAGCTTCTAGATGCCAACCTTCCGAGTCCTGTAGCGTGTGAAAGAAAATGGCGTGGATACTGATCTTAAATGGCTACTCATCAAGCAAAAGAGACGGTGTACATCGACTCACTCTAACAGCAGTAGCCGTCAGCCCAGCTGCGGTCGAACCCACACCAGTCGTAAGAACCGATCTTGCAGCTAATCGAGACGCCGCGCGAAGCAATTGAGACTTTCCAGTCCCTGGATCGCCGACCAAAAGAAGATGAGGCTCCCCTCGTACACGTGTCCCTTTTGTTTTATTTAACACGATTTGTATTTTGCGAAGGATAAGAATAAAAGAGTCGCTAAAGTGCCGGTATAGTTACCGCTTTCGTTGCATTTTGGCACGCCACCGGCTAGGACAACAGCTAGCGCCAATTTTGCAGTATACATTCCATAAAGCTTCGAACAATTCGtacatttttcttttcatttgttACAAAGCGTGCGTtgtaagtaaaaattaataccTGCGGGCAAATAGACGCGACGATGTTGTCCCTACCAAGCAAAGGATCATCGGTGTACTTCTTCCAATAATCTGTGAAGATATCTTTCATTTCTTGCGAAGAGGATGTGTCGAATACTTTACGTCGTACCACCACGCTGTTTGCCAGCATCATAGTGGTTGCCTCTAAACGTTCACCTACCTCTAAGGCACCCCAAATTCTTATCATAATACCGCTGGAAATGTATGGCGCAATAGTGTAAGCAGGAGTGCGTAATTTTATTTATAACGTAATACAGCTAGTAATTAATTCGGCACCTGATCTCGACACGATCTCCTGGCCTACATTTATCAACTAGATCATCCAGCAAGATAATCCTCAGTTCTTCGGTCAAAGATTTATTCGTGTCTACGTTACCCTTTTCCTAATTAAAGGCAGTTAAAGTTAATGATGCTACTAAAGCGTTTAGTGGCCGTCAAAGTGATTTAAAAAAGTACTTGTATTCCTATTTCTTGACAGTCTGAGGAATCCTCTAGATCAAAGCCAGCCAGAGCTTCTAGCTTTGTTCCGTGGCATTTCTCGCATTCTGAGATATCTGCGAAATCCTGTCTCTCCCATTCGTACTAAAAAAGTGGATAACAGGCCACGGCATTATCGACCAATAAGAAATTACACGAAATACGTGTGGTAAGTGCAACTAACTTTAACCATTGTAACATCTTTACACTTTTTACAGCTGTATCTTTGAATGGACTTTAGTACAGTCGGTTGAGAGATTCTGACTATGGTACCGCTTGTTGAAACAAGTTGCCCAATTTGTCCTTGATCCAGCGTAACTGGCACAGCGGTGACTCGGATACGAACCTGCTC comes from the Xylocopa sonorina isolate GNS202 chromosome 1, iyXylSono1_principal, whole genome shotgun sequence genome and includes:
- the LOC143426055 gene encoding DNA helicase MCM9, with the translated sequence MLKEYLLKNHRGDLEEILDEDDVNSFSSIYVNFVSLFEDDADVAQKILQHPRYYLPLCDEAAIEAQEEIAEPKQVVKKKVRIRVTAVPVTLDQGQIGQLVSTSGTIVRISQPTVLKSIQRYSCKKCKDVTMVKYEWERQDFADISECEKCHGTKLEALAGFDLEDSSDCQEIGIQEKGNVDTNKSLTEELRIILLDDLVDKCRPGDRVEISGIMIRIWGALEVGERLEATTMMLANSVVVRRKVFDTSSSQEMKDIFTDYWKKYTDDPLLGRDNIVASICPQLYGMYTAKLALAVVLAGGVPKCNESGTRVRGEPHLLLVGDPGTGKSQLLRAASRLAARSVLTTGVGSTAAGLTATAVRDSEGWHLEAGALVLADGGVCCVDEFTTMSSQDRTSVHEAMEQQTISIAKAGLVSTLNSRCSVIAAINPSGGQFAEDKEWETNLGDPLLSRFDLILLLKDNRNPEWDRLTSEHILKAAYEKKENTVRIGSKNHMELLKAEGLWKDDTLREYLAHVHSFQPKLTKEAEMILRATYLYHRSHPDRREERTTVRLLDSLIRLAEGHAKLMYRSDIQMMDAIFVAKLIGTGSTSDINLGCSFPTDPIATYRSEGKALLRTIGLQNLENLL